A DNA window from Stenotrophomonas sp. 57 contains the following coding sequences:
- a CDS encoding N-formylglutamate amidohydrolase, whose product MADADLHALPALLGADDPAIHTIHRPQGASPFLLLADHAGQRVPRVLAGLGLPQTELDRHIGWDIGIAGTTRALAERLDAWAIEQTYSRLLIDCNRPLASPTLIPEVSDHTVVPANAGLSVAQRQQRIEAIHAPYHARIDAELDTRRDAGRPTLLVMMHSFTPVMNGVQRPWHAGVLYHQDTRFAHALLQALRDEGDLVVGDNEPYSVSSTSDYAVPVHGEGRGLVHVELEIRQDLIADVAGQQAWAERLARIFSALQPQLLAFG is encoded by the coding sequence GTGGCTGACGCCGACCTGCACGCGCTGCCGGCCCTGCTCGGCGCAGACGACCCGGCGATCCACACGATCCACCGGCCGCAGGGCGCCTCGCCGTTCCTGCTGCTGGCCGACCATGCCGGCCAGCGGGTGCCGCGCGTCCTCGCAGGCCTGGGCTTGCCGCAGACCGAACTGGACCGCCATATCGGCTGGGACATCGGCATTGCCGGCACCACCCGTGCACTGGCCGAACGACTGGATGCCTGGGCGATCGAACAGACCTATTCGCGGCTGCTGATCGACTGCAACCGCCCGCTGGCCTCGCCAACGCTGATTCCGGAAGTGAGCGACCACACCGTGGTGCCAGCCAATGCCGGGCTGTCAGTGGCGCAGCGGCAGCAACGCATCGAGGCGATCCATGCGCCGTACCACGCGCGCATCGACGCCGAGCTTGATACACGCCGTGATGCCGGCCGCCCGACCCTGCTGGTGATGATGCACAGCTTCACACCGGTGATGAACGGCGTGCAGCGGCCGTGGCACGCCGGCGTGCTGTACCACCAGGACACGCGTTTTGCCCATGCCCTGCTGCAGGCGCTGCGCGACGAGGGCGACCTGGTGGTGGGTGACAACGAGCCGTATTCGGTCAGCAGCACCAGCGATTACGCGGTACCGGTGCACGGCGAAGGCCGTGGCCTGGTGCACGTGGAGCTGGAGATCCGCCAGGACCTGATCGCCGACGTGGCCGGGCAGCAGGCCTGGGCGGAGCGGCTGGCGCGGATTTTCAGCGCGCTGCAGCCGCAGTTGCTGGCGTTCGGTTGA
- a CDS encoding NUDIX hydrolase, whose translation MSQRNTEAPRVVYEGKYQRMLVRGTWEYSERTHAGGLAAIIIAVTPEDKVLFVEQFRVPLQAPTIEMPAGLVGDIHAGESIEVSAVRELEEETGWTADHAEVLMIGPTSSGASSEKIAFVRATGLRRVGEGGGDDSEDITVHEIPRSEAAAWLVQKMGEGYELDAKLWAGLWMIEHHLDGRPRG comes from the coding sequence ATGAGCCAGCGCAACACCGAAGCCCCGCGTGTCGTCTATGAAGGCAAGTACCAGCGCATGCTGGTGCGCGGCACCTGGGAATACAGCGAACGTACCCATGCCGGTGGCCTGGCCGCGATCATCATCGCCGTCACCCCCGAGGACAAGGTGCTGTTCGTCGAGCAGTTCCGCGTGCCGCTGCAGGCCCCCACCATCGAGATGCCGGCCGGCCTGGTCGGCGACATCCACGCCGGCGAGTCGATCGAAGTCTCGGCGGTGCGCGAGCTGGAGGAAGAAACCGGCTGGACCGCCGATCACGCTGAAGTGCTGATGATCGGCCCGACGTCCTCTGGCGCCAGCAGCGAGAAGATCGCCTTCGTGCGCGCCACCGGCCTGCGCCGTGTCGGCGAGGGCGGTGGTGATGACAGCGAAGACATCACCGTGCACGAGATTCCGCGCAGCGAAGCCGCAGCCTGGCTGGTGCAGAAGATGGGCGAAGGCTACGAGCTGGACGCCAAGCTCTGGGCCGGGCTGTGGATGATCGAGCACCACCTGGACGGACGCCCGCGTGGCTGA